From the Malus domestica chromosome 17, GDT2T_hap1 genome, one window contains:
- the LOC103405050 gene encoding nudix hydrolase 2-like codes for MLMQRFRATTKLMPYLSSANNGASVAALHHSLTKRPCFGTLSPSSLSLLGNHKDKVPHLIQAVSVSTNSSSVAKLAVPENEVEQVELLTATEDLHGGVVVDMTEPMDSVVFASLLQASISHWRHKGKRGVWIKLPIARSNLVDAAVKEGFRYHHAESDYLMLVRWLPETEDTLPANASHRVGIGAFVMNSKREILVVQEISGRFRNTGVWKLPTGAVNEGEDICKAAVREVKEETGIDTEFVEVLAFRQSHKSFFRKSDLFFVCMLTPKSFDIQKQNSEIEAAQWMPVGDYVAQPFVKKNKLFDYVAEICLANSDKDYAGFTALSTTTSSGKRSYLYYNNRDMENTQATGDPQ; via the exons ATGTTGATGCAGAGGTTCAGAGCCACCACCAAGCTTATGCCATATCTTTCTTCTGCAAACAATGGTGCTTCTGTTGCAGCCCTTCATCATTCATTAACAAAGAGGCCTTGCTTTGGAACTCTTTCACCTTCCTCGTTATCCTTGCTTGGCAATCACAAAG ATAAGGTTCCTCACTTGATTCAAGCCGTGTCGGTTTCAACGAATTCATCCTCCGTTGCAAAACTAGCCGTGCCTGAAAATGAAGTCGAACAGGTTGAGTTACTCACTGCAACTGAGGATTTACATGGAGGAGTTGTTGTTGACATGACCGAACCTATGGATTCTGTGGTTTTTGCTTCTTTGCTTCAAGCTTCTATATCGCATTGGAGGCATAAG GGGAAGAGGGGCGTTTGGATCAAATTGCCTATCGCACGGTCAAATCTTGTTGATGCCGCAGTTAAG GAAGGATTTAGGTACCACCATGCTGAATCGGATTATTTAATGCTCGTACGTTGGCTTCCCGAAACTGAGGACACCCTTCCTGCAAATGCTTCGCACCGAGTAGGCATTGGCGCTTTTGTCATGAACAGTAAGAGAGAG ATACTTGTGGTTCAGGAGATCAGTGGCAGATTCAGAAATACAGGTGTGTGGAAGTTGCCAACTGGGGCTGTTAATGAG GGTGAGGATATTTGTAAAGCTGCAGTTAGAGAGGTCAAAGAAGAGACAGGA ATTGATACAGAGTTCGTGGAGGTTTTAGCATTTAG GCAAAGCCACAAGTCATTCTTTCGAAAGTCAGATTTGTTCTTTGTTTGCATGCTGACCCCAAAATCCTTCGACATCCAAAAGCAGAACTCGGAGATTGAGGCAGCCCAG TGGATGCCAGTTGGGGACTATGTAGCTCAACCCTTTGTTAAGAAAAACAAACTCTTTGACTACGTAGCAGAAATATGCTTGGCAAACTCAGACAAGGACTATGCCGGTTTTACTGCGCTGAGTACAACTACATCCTCTGGAAAAAGAAGCTACTTGTACTATAACAACCGGGATATGGAAAACACACAGGCTACCGGTGATCCGCAGTAG
- the LOC103405048 gene encoding fasciclin-like arabinogalactan protein 2 — MQKPPALTATLALSALFLFLLSSTSQAHNITRILDQHPSLSTFNHYLSLTHLATEINRRQTITVLTLDNAAMSSLISKGLSVYTIKNVLSLHVLVDYFGAKKLHQLTHGTTLASSMFQATGVAAGTSGYVNITNLKGGKVGFGAEDNGGTLNSFYVKSVLEMPYNISVLQISQALTSAEAEAPTAGPSQLNLTAIISKQGCKAFADLLIAAGADSTFETNIDGGLTVFCPTDSVVNAFLPKYKNLTASQKVSLLLYHGVPVYQSLQDLKSNNGLVNTLATDKAKKFEFTVQNDGEVVSLETQVVTAKITGTVIDQEPLVVYKVNKVLQPTELFKETVAPAPKEVAAGPADAPSDDTPADQTADSEKNGVAGLDGGRLVTVILSFCVGVLLM; from the exons ATGCAGAAACCACCAGCCCTCACCGCCACCCTAGCCCTGTCtgccctcttcctcttcctcctgtCCTCGACGTCCCAAGCGCACAACATTACGCGCATACTCGACCAGCACCCCTCCCTCTCCACCTTCAACCACTACCTCAGCCTCACCCACCTCGCCACCGAGATCAACCGCCGTCAGACCATCACTGTCCTCACCCTCGACAATGCCGCCATGTCATCCCTCATTTCCAAAGGACTCTCGGTATACACCATAAAAAATGTGCTCTCCCTCCATGTCCTTGTTGATTACTTTGGCGCAAAGAAACTTCACCAGCTCACCCATGGCACCACCTTGGCTAGCAGCATGTTCCAAGCCACTGGGGTGGCGGCCGGGACCTCTGGGTACGTGAACATAACCAACCTCAAAGGCGGTAAAGTCGGGTTCGGAGCTGAAGACAATGGTGGGACACTCAATTCCTTCTATGTGAAGTCTGTGCTGGAGATGCCATACAACATCTCTGTCTTGCAAATCAGTCAG GCATTAACTTCTGCTGAAGCCGAGGCGCCAACTGCCGGACCAAGCCAGCTGAATCTAACGGCCATCATCTCAAAGCAAGGCTGCAAAGCCTTCGCCGACTTGCTCATCGCTGCCGGAGCCGACTCCACCTTCGAGACCAACATCGACGGCGGCTTGACGGTCTTCTGCCCGACGGACTCTGTCGTCAACGCCTTCCTCCCCAAGTATAAAAATCTAACGGCGTCCCAGAAGGTGTCGCTGCTGCTCTACCACGGTGTCCCCGTCTACCAGTCCCTCCAGGATCTCAAGTCCAACAACGGTCTCGTCAACACGCTCGCCACCGACAAGGCGAAGAAGTTCGAGTTCACGGTTCAGAATGACGGCGAGGTCGTAAGTTTGGAGACGCAGGTGGTGACGGCGAAGATCACGGGGACGGTGATTGATCAGGAGCCGTTGGTGGTTTATAAGGTGAACAAGGTTTTGCAGCCGACGGAACTGTTTAAGGAGACGGTGGCTCCCGCGCCGAAGGAGGTGGCGGCGGGGCCGGCTGATGCGCCGTCGGATGATACGCCGGCGGATCAGACGGCTGATAGTGAGAAGAATGGAGTTGCGGGATTGGACGGTGGGAGATTGGTCACGgttattttgagtttttgtgttGGGGTTTTGCTTATGTGA
- the LOC103417202 gene encoding thiohydroximate-O-sulfate sulfur/sulfate-lyase (nitrile-forming) NSP5-like: protein MSLVQGKWIKLDQKGTGPGARSSHAITLVGQKAYVFGGEFTPRVPVDNKLHVFNIKELTWSVIEGTGDVPPPRVGVTLVAVGETIYVFGGRDYEHNELNELYSFDTSTNKWTLISSGDTGPPHRSYHSVTSDDRHVYIFGGCGVAGRLNDLWAYNVVDQKWMQYPNPGDSLKGRGGPGLLEVQGKIWVVYGFAGEEVDDVHIFDPAQGKWAQVETSGEKPTARSVFSTVTIGKYIIIYGGEVDPSDLGHLGAGKFAAEVYALDTETLLWKRWDDGLGSDHHPGPRGWCAFARGEWEGKEGLLVYGGNSPTNDRLGDIHFFTPYLENSK, encoded by the exons ATGTCTCTGGTTCAAGGCAAATGGATCAAG CTTGATCAAAAGGGGACTGGTCCTGGAGCAAGAAGCTCACATGCCATTACCCTAGTAGGACAGAAGGCCTATGTTTTCGGAGGCGAATTCACGCCACGTGTCCCGGTCGACAACAAGCTCCACGTGTTCAACATCAAGGAGCTGACGTGGTCTGTGATAGAAGGAACCGGGGATGTCCCGCCTCCACGTGTTGGTGTGACACTGGTAGCTGTTGGAGAAACTATTTATGTATTTGGAGGTAGGGATTATGAACACAATGAACTCAATGAGCTCTATTCCTTTGACACATCCACAAACAAGTGGACTCTAATTTCAAGTGGGGACACTGGGCCCCCTCACCGGAGTTACCACTCAGTCACCTCCGATGACCGCCATGTATACATATTTGGTGGATGTGGTGTCGCCGGTCGCCTCAATGATCTATGGGCCTACAATGTTGTTGATCAAAAGTGGATGCAATACCCAAATCCGGGTGACAGTTTGAAGGGGAGGGGTGGGCCGGGCCTGCTAGAGGTCCAAGGGAAAATATGGGTTGTGTATGGCTTTGCTGGAGAGGAAGTGGATGATGTACACATCTTTGATCCAGCCCAGGGTAAGTGGGCCCAAGTTGAGACAAGTGGCGAGAAACCAACAGCTCGGAGCGTATTTTCTACCGTAACAATTGGTAAATACATAATCATATACGGCGGTGAAGTGGACCCAAGTGACTTGGGCCACTTGGGTGCTGGGAAATTTGCTGCTGAGGTTTATGCATTGGACACCGAAACATTGCTGTGGAAGAGGTGGGATGATGGCCTGGGCTCGGACCATCATCCCGGGCCTCGCGGTTGGTGTGCGTTCGCCCGTGGTGAGTGGGAGGGGAAAGAAGGCCTTTTGGTGTATGGTGGGAATTCACCAACTAATGATCGACTTGGTGATATTCATTTCTTCACTCCTTATTTGGAAAATAGTAAATGA